One genomic region from Electrophorus electricus isolate fEleEle1 chromosome 23, fEleEle1.pri, whole genome shotgun sequence encodes:
- the rpl10a gene encoding 60S ribosomal protein L10a, translating into MSKVSRDTLYEAVREVQAGSIAKRRKFLETVELQISLKNYDPQKDKRFSGTVRLKTTPRPKFSVCVLGDQQHCDEAKAADIPHMDIEALKKLNKNKKLVKKLAKKYDAFLASESLIKQIPRILGPGLNKAGKFPSLLTHNENLTTKVDEVKSTIKFQMKKVLCLAVAVGHVRMSEDELVYNIHLAVNFLVSLLKKNWQNVRALYIKSTMGKPQRLY; encoded by the exons ATGAG CAAGGTTTCGAGAGACACGTTGTACGAGGCTGTTCGGGAAGTCCAGGCTGGCTCCATTGCTAAGAGGAGAAA GTTTCTGGAGACGGTGGAGCTTCAGATCAGCTTGAAGAACTATGATCCTCAGAAGGACAAGCGTTTCTCAGGCACTGTCAG ACTGAAGACCACCCCGCGTCCCAAgttctctgtttgtgtgcttgGTGACCAGCAGCACTGTGATGAAGCCAAGGCTGCAGATATCCCACACATGGACATTGAAGCCCTCAAAAAGCTCAACAAGAACAAGAAGCTGGTCAAGAAGCTCG CAAAGAAGTATGATGCCTTCCTAGCTTCTGAGTCCCTGATTAAGCAGATCCCTCGTATTCTTGGTCCTGGTCTGAACAAGGCTGGCAAGTTCCCATCACTGCTCACCCACAATGAAAACCTGACTACGAAGGTGGATGAAGTCAAATCTACCATCAAGTTCCAAATGAAGAAG GTGCTTTGTCTGGCTGTGGCAGTGGGCCATGTGAGGATGTCTGAGGATGAGCTGGTGTACAACATCCATCTTGCTGTTAACTTCCTGGTGTCTCTGTTGAAGAAGAACTGGCAGAATGTTCGAGCCCTCTATATCAAGAGCACCATGGGAAAGCCTCAGCGTCTTTATTAG